In Gammaproteobacteria bacterium (ex Lamellibrachia satsuma), a single genomic region encodes these proteins:
- a CDS encoding DNA polymerase III subunit delta', whose product MAETLFNHLPWQQSQWEQLQSARTQQRLPHALLFAGAKGVGKSNFALAFALSLLCETPNEQGEPCGVCRHCHLVQTGSHPDFQRIEPEQESKSGEIKVDAIRALTASAGLTAQSGGHKVIFIRPADRMNSAAANSLLKTLEEPTTATVLLLLTDSPSRLLPTIRSRCQQILFAQPDTKDAIEWLSPRVAHGDPEILLSLAGGAPLQALLLDDTELLSKRQDMLGDFLALGQAKNDPVKLAERWAKSDIPLLMDWLSGWVIDILRLQTGGEPPSLFNRDSVQPLQGIAERLNSSLLQRFLRQVYEARNLGETNLNPQLVLERLLIQWASCLRQAGH is encoded by the coding sequence ATGGCTGAAACGCTCTTCAACCACCTCCCCTGGCAGCAGAGTCAGTGGGAACAGTTACAGAGCGCCCGTACTCAGCAGCGCCTCCCGCACGCCCTTCTGTTTGCCGGCGCCAAAGGTGTGGGTAAATCCAATTTTGCCTTGGCCTTTGCGTTATCACTGCTCTGTGAAACACCGAATGAACAGGGTGAACCCTGTGGTGTATGCAGGCACTGCCACTTGGTGCAGACCGGCAGTCATCCCGATTTTCAGCGGATCGAACCGGAGCAGGAGAGTAAAAGCGGTGAGATCAAGGTCGATGCTATCCGTGCGCTGACAGCCAGTGCAGGTCTGACGGCCCAGTCTGGTGGCCATAAGGTTATTTTTATTCGTCCTGCAGACAGGATGAATAGCGCGGCAGCCAACAGTCTGCTAAAAACGCTGGAGGAGCCGACCACCGCTACGGTGCTGCTACTGTTGACCGACAGTCCTTCCCGATTGTTACCGACCATTCGCAGCCGTTGTCAGCAGATCCTCTTCGCGCAACCCGATACAAAAGATGCCATCGAGTGGTTGAGCCCGCGGGTCGCTCATGGCGATCCGGAAATTTTGCTCTCTCTGGCAGGTGGTGCTCCCTTACAGGCGCTGCTGTTGGATGATACGGAATTATTGTCAAAACGGCAGGATATGCTGGGGGATTTCCTGGCTTTGGGGCAGGCAAAAAACGATCCGGTAAAGTTGGCCGAGCGCTGGGCGAAGTCTGATATCCCACTGCTTATGGACTGGCTTTCCGGCTGGGTGATCGATATCTTGAGGCTGCAGACGGGTGGCGAACCTCCATCGCTTTTCAATCGGGATAGTGTTCAGCCTTTGCAGGGCATTGCCGAGCGGCTAAACTCTAGTTTATTGCAGCGGTTTTTGAGGCAGGTCTACGAGGCACGGAACCTTGGTGAGACGAACCTCAATCCCCAGCTTGTGCTGGAGAGACTGCTGATTCAATGGGCTAGCTGCCTGCGACAAGCAGGCCACTGA
- the phoB gene encoding phosphate regulon transcriptional regulator PhoB has protein sequence MPRILIVEDEAEIREMIRFGLEVANYEVDEAGHAQEARQSLTHSLPDLILMDWMLPGRSGLELTRELKQKPETRDIPLIILTARADESDKVDGLEAGADDYVTKPFSPRELIARIKAVLRRFNKGGDEKPLESNGLRIDPAKHQVTVQNKPLELSPAEYKLLLFFMSHQDRAYSRSRILDHVWDDQTYVEERTVDVHIRRLRKALSPSGHDTMLQTVRSVGYRFSSMPD, from the coding sequence ATGCCCAGAATATTGATCGTAGAGGACGAAGCGGAAATTCGGGAGATGATTCGCTTCGGACTGGAAGTGGCGAATTACGAGGTGGATGAGGCCGGGCATGCCCAGGAGGCCAGGCAGTCGCTCACCCATTCGCTGCCGGATCTGATATTGATGGACTGGATGCTGCCCGGACGTTCCGGTCTTGAACTGACCCGGGAACTGAAACAGAAACCGGAAACCCGCGACATCCCCCTCATCATTCTTACTGCCCGTGCCGATGAATCGGACAAGGTGGATGGACTCGAAGCCGGGGCGGACGACTACGTCACCAAGCCTTTTTCCCCCCGTGAACTGATCGCAAGAATCAAGGCAGTACTGCGCCGTTTCAACAAAGGTGGTGATGAAAAACCGTTGGAGAGCAATGGATTGCGTATCGACCCGGCCAAACACCAGGTTACCGTGCAAAACAAACCTCTGGAACTCTCTCCCGCAGAGTATAAACTGCTGCTATTTTTCATGTCCCATCAGGATCGGGCCTACAGCCGCTCAAGGATTCTTGATCATGTCTGGGACGACCAAACCTACGTGGAGGAGCGAACCGTGGACGTCCATATCCGCCGCCTCAGAAAGGCGCTTTCCCCTTCAGGCCATGACACCATGCTGCAGACCGTGCGGAGTGTGGGTTATCGATTCTCCTCGATGCCCGATTGA
- a CDS encoding TatD family hydrolase, which produces MLVDSHCHLDRVDLEAYDNDFKRLVQTTLDSGVEHMLCVSIDLESWPDMVSLVEPYPEISLSVGVHPNDKDRHEPTVDELVRLAQTSRVVAIGETGLDYFRSEGDLTWQQTRFRNHIQASKACGKPLIIHTRAAKADTIRIMQEEGADQAGGVMHCFTEDLEMAEQALEMGFYISFSGIITFRNATDLRDVASKVPLDRLLVETDSPYLAPVPHRGKSNQPLYVARVAECMAELRGISVDALADQTTENFYRCFPEAVR; this is translated from the coding sequence ATGCTTGTGGATTCCCACTGTCATCTGGATCGCGTCGATCTGGAGGCCTACGACAACGATTTCAAACGACTGGTGCAGACAACCCTGGATAGTGGGGTTGAGCATATGCTCTGCGTCTCCATCGATCTGGAATCCTGGCCGGATATGGTCTCGCTGGTTGAGCCCTATCCTGAAATATCCCTCTCGGTCGGAGTGCATCCGAATGACAAGGACCGGCATGAGCCGACGGTGGATGAGTTGGTGAGACTGGCACAAACTTCCCGGGTAGTGGCCATCGGAGAGACAGGGCTGGACTACTTTCGAAGCGAAGGGGATCTGACGTGGCAGCAGACCCGTTTTCGTAACCACATCCAGGCTTCCAAGGCGTGTGGCAAGCCGCTCATTATCCATACCCGTGCGGCAAAGGCGGATACCATTCGGATCATGCAGGAGGAGGGTGCCGATCAGGCGGGCGGCGTGATGCACTGTTTTACAGAAGACCTGGAGATGGCCGAACAGGCCCTGGAGATGGGTTTTTACATCTCCTTCTCCGGCATTATCACCTTCAGGAATGCAACGGATCTTCGGGATGTCGCCTCGAAGGTGCCACTGGATCGCCTGTTGGTCGAGACCGATTCTCCCTACCTTGCACCTGTACCTCACCGGGGCAAGTCGAACCAGCCGCTCTATGTTGCCAGGGTCGCGGAATGCATGGCGGAACTACGGGGTATTTCGGTGGACGCCCTGGCAGATCAGACGACGGAAAATTTCTACCGATGTTTTCCTGAAGCTGTCAGGTAA
- a CDS encoding pilus assembly protein PilZ: MAGGPRQGILSLTIKDKNALYAAYMQFVKNGGLFIPTTKKYRLGDEVFMLLTLMEEAERIPVAGKIIWVTPVGAEGNRAAGIGVQFSDQDGGAARNKIETYLAGALKSDRPTHTL, translated from the coding sequence ATGGCTGGTGGACCCAGACAAGGCATCCTCTCTCTGACGATCAAGGATAAAAACGCCCTCTATGCCGCTTACATGCAGTTTGTGAAGAATGGTGGTTTATTCATTCCCACTACAAAGAAGTACAGGTTGGGTGATGAGGTTTTTATGTTGCTGACTCTTATGGAAGAGGCGGAGCGCATACCCGTGGCCGGAAAGATCATCTGGGTGACCCCGGTTGGTGCCGAGGGAAACCGGGCTGCCGGTATCGGCGTCCAGTTCAGCGATCAGGATGGGGGTGCCGCCCGCAACAAGATAGAGACCTACCTTGCCGGTGCGCTCAAGTCTGATCGCCCCACACATACGCTTTGA
- the phoR gene encoding phosphate regulon sensor histidine kinase PhoR: MIQPILYEIRLLGLLLFFSGIIGYIFNALTPALVVGAALYLLRNLYQLLFLFHYVVTRKRTPSLTPIGFWEPIYDELERLHTRSRKRKRTLHRFTSRFREVSSVIPDALVLLNAAEEVEWANPAARHLLGISWPRDVGAALTELVHYPDLDEYLANADYSQPLEFPSPTNKTVVLSMRFTPFGGKKRQRLIVARDITKVFHLNLIRRDFVSNVSHELRTPLTVITGFLENLSDHELLPFQERPFELMNLQAARMNIIISDLLTLSRLEMENRITQQAPVPVPELLTTIIEQAKALANQKGGYQLEFEVDENLWLVGTENELQSALSNLVFNAIVHTPPKTKITISWKRDADNNACFTVTDTGSGIPQRHIPRLTERFYRVDKARSRQSGGTGLGLAIVKHSINRHEGNLSIISKEGFGSCFSCCFPDDMTLDASQLNPAKQKK, encoded by the coding sequence TTGATTCAGCCAATCCTCTACGAAATCCGCCTGCTGGGGTTATTACTGTTTTTCAGCGGCATCATCGGCTACATTTTCAACGCCCTGACACCTGCTCTAGTCGTTGGCGCCGCTCTCTATCTGCTGAGAAACCTCTATCAACTGCTGTTTCTGTTCCACTACGTCGTCACCCGAAAACGTACACCTTCTCTCACACCGATAGGTTTTTGGGAGCCGATCTACGACGAATTGGAGCGGTTGCATACCCGCAGCCGGAAACGCAAACGCACGCTCCATCGCTTCACATCACGCTTTCGAGAGGTCTCATCCGTCATACCGGATGCACTGGTTCTGCTCAATGCTGCTGAAGAGGTTGAATGGGCCAATCCCGCCGCACGCCATCTCCTGGGTATCAGCTGGCCAAGAGATGTAGGGGCGGCACTGACAGAACTCGTCCACTACCCCGACCTGGACGAATACCTCGCAAACGCGGATTACAGTCAGCCGCTGGAGTTTCCCTCTCCCACCAACAAGACGGTGGTGCTCTCGATGCGCTTCACACCTTTCGGAGGAAAAAAACGCCAGCGACTGATCGTGGCCCGGGATATCACCAAGGTGTTCCATCTCAATTTGATACGGCGGGATTTCGTTTCCAATGTCTCCCATGAATTGCGCACACCCTTGACGGTAATCACCGGCTTTCTTGAAAACCTCAGTGACCATGAACTACTGCCGTTTCAGGAACGCCCTTTCGAGCTGATGAACCTACAGGCAGCGCGGATGAACATCATCATCAGCGACCTGCTGACACTCTCCAGGCTAGAGATGGAAAACAGAATTACCCAGCAGGCTCCTGTTCCTGTTCCGGAGCTGTTAACCACGATTATTGAACAGGCCAAAGCGCTTGCGAATCAGAAGGGAGGTTATCAACTGGAGTTCGAAGTGGATGAGAATCTCTGGCTCGTGGGCACCGAAAACGAACTGCAGAGCGCCTTATCAAACCTCGTATTCAATGCCATCGTGCATACACCACCAAAAACAAAAATCACCATCAGCTGGAAACGGGATGCCGATAATAATGCCTGCTTTACCGTTACAGACACAGGCTCCGGTATTCCACAACGGCACATTCCACGCCTGACTGAACGTTTCTACCGGGTGGACAAAGCACGTTCCCGTCAATCAGGGGGAACCGGTCTCGGGTTGGCCATCGTGAAACATAGTATTAATCGACACGAAGGCAACCTCAGCATCATCAGTAAAGAGGGTTTCGGCAGCTGTTTCAGCTGCTGTTTTCCTGATGACATGACCCTGGATGCAAGTCAGCTCAATCCGGCAAAACAAAAGAAATAA